In one window of Stigmatopora argus isolate UIUO_Sarg chromosome 19, RoL_Sarg_1.0, whole genome shotgun sequence DNA:
- the vps18 gene encoding vacuolar protein sorting-associated protein 18 homolog, whose product MASILDEYEDSQNSRQSTQQRGRLASTNIGLTHSGFVNVRLEEEKPIFNKQRIDFTPPERINHLSVCNNQLCMSLGRDTLLRIDLAKPDQPNQVEMGRKDDSKVHKLFLDPTGSHLLISLNTSECLYLNRNTQKVRSLSRWRGHLVESVGWNKMLGNETNTGPILVGTGQGVIFEAEISATEGSLFNTNPDQYFRQVHSLEEDGRPAPVCCLEVERGLENKYFIIATTRKRLFQFAGKVAEGTEQQGFSSIFTQNQDLLPSFQEFPANMGYSEITFYTSKLRISPKAFAWMMGNGVLYGQLDYVRPDSLLSDVQVWEYTTDIDLSFNKPISIVLTQFHFLLLLHDRVKAICTLNGQVVHEDVFPEKFGPLKRMIKDPAGGLVWIYTERAVFRYHIQRESRDVWQMYMSMKKFDLAKEYCRERPECLDMVLSNEAEHCFQNKRYLDSAKCYAMTQNYFEEIALKFIEAKQEEALKEFLLKKLSNFKSSERTQITLLVTWLTELYLNRLGQLEDDDGKSGDLFRETRDEFRRFLNTSKHRECLFNNRSTIYDLLASHGNVDDMVYFSVVMQDYERVVSHYCQHDDYRAALDVLAKHCDEKLFYKFSPVLMQHIPEKVVDAWIQMGKRLDPKKLIPALMNYSQMGSSQQINETVRYMEFCVHELRVTEEAIHNYLLSLYAKYKPDSLLRYLEEAGTYASEIHYDLKYALRLCAELGYLRACVLVYRIMELYEEAVDLALQVDVDLAKSCADLPEDDEELRKKLWLKIARHVVQEEKDVKKAMNCLSSCDLLKIEDILPFFPDFVTIDHFKEAICSSLEEYNKHIEELKQEMEEATESAKRIREDIQEMRNKYGVVDSQDKCSACDFPLLNRAFYLFLCGHMFHSDCLLQEVTPHLSAYKLSRLSELQKKISASAQASKSRHRPMQNEDTDAASLAKGDTANLGKGATSREQMKSDLDDMIASECVYCGELMIKSVDKPFIDPDKYEEEKSSWL is encoded by the exons ATGGCTTCAATATTGGACGAGTACGAGGATTCGCAAAACAGCCGTCAAAGCACGCAGCAGCGTGGCCGACTGGCGAGCACCAACATCGGCTTAACACATTCAG GGTTCGTCAATGTGCGACTGGAGGAGGAAAAGCCAATTTTCAATAAACAGAGGATCGATTTCACGCCCCCCGAGAGGATCAATCACCTGTCTGTCTGCAACAATCAGCTATGCATGAGTTTGGGGAGGGACACCCTGCTGAG GATTGATTTGGCTAAACCTGATCAACCCAATCAAGTTGAGATGGGAAGAAAAGATGACAGCAAAGTACACAAACTATTCCTGGATCCGACAG GCTCCCACTTGCTGATCAGCCTGAACACCAGTGAGTGCCTCTACCTAAACAGAAACACGCAAAAGGTCCGCAGTCTGTCTCGTTGGCGGGGCCACCTGGTCGAGAGCGTGGGCTGGAACAAGATGCTAGGCAACGAGACCAACACGGGACCCATCTTGGTCGGCACGGGCCAAGGCGTCATCTTCGAGGCGGAGATCTCTGCCACTGAGGGGAGCCTTTTCAACACCAACCCGGACCAGTACTTCAGACAA GTCCACTCCTTAGAGGAAGACGGGAGGCCGGCGCCGGTGTGTTGCCTGGAAGTAGAACGCGGCCTGGAGAACAAGTACTTCATCATCGCCACCACCCGCAAGCGCCTCTTCCAGTTTGCGGGCAAGGTGGCCGAAGGGACGGAGCAGCAGGGCTTCAGCTCCATTTTCACTCAGAACCAGGACCTGCTGCCCAGTTTTCAGGAGTTCCCTGCCAACATGGGCTACAGCGAGATCACCTTTTACACGTCCAAGCTCCGCATCTCCCCCAAGGCCTTTGCCTGGATGATGGGAAACGGGGTGCTCTACGGGCAACTGGACTATGTCAGGCCTGATTCTCTTCTGAGCGACGTGCAG GTGTGGGAGTACACGACCGACATCGACCTGTCTTTCAACAAGCCCATAAGCATTGTGCTGACCCAGTTCCATTTCCTACTGCTGTTGCACGACCGGGTCAAGGCCATTTGTACTCTAAACGGCCAGGTGGTTCACGAGGACGTGTTCCCAGAAAAGTTCGGCCCGCTCAAAAGGATGATCAAGGACCCGGCGGGCGGCCTGGTGTGGATCTACACCGAACGGGCTGTGTTCCGGTATCACATCCAACGGGAGTCCCGCGACGTCTGGCAGATGTACATGAGCATGAAAAAGTTCGACCTGGCCAAGGAGTACTGCCGAGAGCGTCCCGAGTGCTTGGACATGGTCCTGTCCAACGAAGCGGAACACTGTTTCCAGAACAAGCGCTACCTGGACAGCGCCAAGTGCTACGCCATGACGCAGAACTATTTTGAGGAGATTGCGCTCAAGTTCATCGAGGCCAAGCAAGAGGAGGCCCTCAAAGAGTTTTTGCTGAAGAAGTTGAGCAATTTTAAGTCCAGCGAGAGGACGCAGATCACCCTGCTCGTCACCTGGTTGACCGAGCTCTATTTGAACCGACTGGGCCAGTTGGAGGACGACGACGGCAAATCGGGCGACCTGTTCCGGGAGACCCGTGACGAGTTCCGCCGATTCCTGAACACGTCCAAGCACCGCGAGTGCTTGTTCAACAACCGCAGCACCATCTACGACCTGCTAGCTAGCCACGGCAACGTGGACGACATGGTGTACTTCTCGGTGGTCATGCAGGACTACGAGAGGGTGGTGTCGCACTACTGCCAACACGACGACTACCGGGCCGCCCTGGACGTGCTTGCCAAGCACTGCGACGAGAAGCTCTTCTACAAATTCTCCCCGGTGCTCATGCAGCACATCCCCGAAAAGGTGGTGGACGCCTGGATCCAAATGGGCAAGCGGCTGGACCCCAAGAAGCTCATCCCGGCGCTGATGAACTACAGCCAGATGGGAAGCAGCCAGCAGATCAACGAGACGGTGCGCTACATGGAGTTTTGCGTACACGAACTGCGCGTCACGGAGGAGGCCATCCACAACTACTTGCTGTCTCTCTACGCCAAGTACAAGCCTGACTCGCTGCTGCGCTACCTGGAAGAGGCGGGCACGTATGCCTCGGAAATCCACTACGACCTGAAGTATGCGCTGAGGCTTTGCGCCGAACTCGGCTATCTGCGCGCCTGCGTGCTGGTGTACAGAATTATGGAACTCTATGAAGAGGCAGTGGATCTCGCTTTGCAA GTGGATGTCGATTTGGCGAAGAGTTGCGCTGATCTGCCCGAGGATGACGAGGAGTTACGCAAGAAGCTGTGGCTGAAGATTGCCCGCCATGTGGTCCAGGAGGAGAAAGACGTGAAGAAGGCCATGAATTGCTTGTCCAGCTGTGACCTTCTCAAGATCGAAGACATCCTGCCTTTCTTTCCCGACTTCGTCACCATCGACCATTTTAAG GAGGCTATTTGCAGTTCCCTGGAGGAATACAATAAGCACATTGAAGAGCTGAAGCAGGAAATGGAGGAGGCCACGGAGAGCGCCAAACGTATCCGAGAGGACATCCAGGAAATGCGGAACAAATACGGAGTGGTGGACTCCCAGGACAAGTGCTCTGCTTGTGACTTTCCCTTGCTCAACAGggccttttatttatttctgtgcGGACACATGTTCCACTCAGACTGCCTTCTCCAG GAAGTGACTCCTCATCTATCCGCCTACAAACTGAGCCGTCTGAGTGAGCTCCAGAAGAAGATTTCGGCCTCTGCTCAGGCATCCAAGTCCCGACACCGGCCGATGCAAAATGAGGACACAGATGCGGCCAGCCTCGCCAAGGGTGACACAGCCAACCTCGGCAAGGGCGCCACCAGTCGCGAGCAGATGAAATCGGACCTGGACGACATGATCGCTTCTGAGTGTGTATATTGCGGAGAGCTGATGATCAAGTCCGTGGATAAGCCCTTCATCGATCCGGACAAGTACGAGGAAGAAAAATCCAGCTGGCTATGA
- the rhov gene encoding rho-related GTP-binding protein RhoV — protein sequence MPPHMEYFYQETRVPSGCMLTRDDELEPGVISCMLVGDGAVGKTSMIVSYTSNGYPVDYKQTGFDVFSGQVQVDGSPIRVQLVDTAGQEEFDEFRSLSYTHTDVFLLCFSMVNPASFHNITKKWVPEIRACNPTSPIILVGTQSDLLLDVNVLIGLDRASVKPVASSRAQGMAEKIRAVDYVECSSLTQKNLKEAFDAAIFAAIKNKARQAKKRRWSDRRTKAFSRCSWKKFFCFI from the exons ATGCCACCTCACATGGAGTACTTTTACCAAGAGACCCGGGTCCCATCCGGTTGCATGTTGACACGGGATGATGAGTTGGAGCCTGGCGTCATCAGCTGTATGCTGGTGGGCGACGGGGCAGTGGGAAAGACGAGTATGATCGTCAGCTACACCTCCAACGGATACCCAGTGGACTACAAACAGACTGGCTTTGACGTCTTCTCCG GTCAGGTCCAAGTGGACGGATCACCAATCAGAGTACAGTTGGTGGACACTGCAGGACAG GAGGAGTTTGATGAGTTCCGATCACTGTCCTACACGCACACGGATGTATTTCTGCTATGCTTCAGCATGGTTAACCCCGCCTCCTTCCACAATATCACCAAGAAGTGGGTGCCCGAAATCCGTGCCTGTAACCCCACCTCGCCCATCATCCTGGTGGGCACGCAGTCGGACCTGCTTCTGGACGTCAACGTCCTCATTGGCCTGGACCGCGCCAGCGTCAAGCCCGTGGCAAGTTCTCGGGCGCAAGGCATGGCAGAGAAGATCCGGGCGGTGGATTACGTGGAGTGTTCGTCACTCACGCAGAAAAACTTAAAGGAAGCGTTCGATGCTGCCATTTTCGCCGCTATCAAGAACAAAGCACGGCAGGCCAAGAAAAGGCGCTGGTCGGACAGGCGCACCAAAGCTTTTTCAAGGTGCAGCTGGAAGAAATTCTTCTGCTTCATTTGA